Within Hydrogenophaga sp. PAMC20947, the genomic segment AGGGTCCGATGTTTCGGCCCCGGTGGCCGGCAGCGGTGGTGTGTGAGGACCTGACCCCGTGCTCATGATGCGCTGCCGGCGGTGCGCTGATCGGTGATGACGGCCATGCCAAGCGTCAGATTGTCGCCGCTGACCTCGGTCAGGCGGCCGTCGCTGATGCCGGTCTGCACGGACACGGTCACGGGCTGGCCGTCGCGCAAGATCCAGATCTGGCGCGTGCCCGGTGCTTTGCTCTCGGTGCCCGCTGTTTTGGTGGCGTTGCCGCGCGAGGGGCGGGGCATCATTTTGGAAAGAATGCCACCACCCGACGCTGTGCTGCTGGCAGCGGTCGAGGTCGGCGTGAAGCGCAGCGCCGTGTTGGGCACCAGGAGCACGTCGTCGCGCTCGGTGGCCACGATGGTGGCCACGGCGGTCATGCCGGGACGCAGGCTGAGGTCGCTGTTGTCCACGTCCAGTGTGGCCACGTAGGTGACCACGTTGTTGGTGGTGGTCGATCCGAACGCCACGCGCCGGATGGTGGCCGGGAACCGGCGCGAGGGATAGGCGCTGACGGTGAAGGTGGCCTTCTGATCCACTTTCACCGAGCCCACGTCGGCCTCGTCCACGCTGGCCTCCAACTGCAGCTGGGCGAGGTTCTCGGCGACCGAAAACAGGGTCACGGCCTGCAGCGATGCGGCCACTGCGTTGCCGGGGTCGACCGAGCGGCTGAGCACCACGCCATCGATGGGCGACCGGATGGACGCCTTGGTGAGGTTGGTTTCGTCGGTGGACAGGGTGGCGCGCGCGACCGCCACGTTGGCGTTGGCGCTGGCCTCGTTGGCCACGGCGCGTGCGAGCGCGGCGCGGGCGGTGTCGAGCTCGGTGGCCGAGGGCACTTTGCCGCCCGAGAGCCGGGCGACTTCTTCAAAGCGCGCCAAAGAGGATTGGGCTTCGGTCACGGTGGCCTTGTTCTGTGCCAAGGCGGCCTGGGCTGCGGCCAACGAAGCGCGTGACCGGTTGACCTGATCCACGAATTTAGACGTGTCCAGCTCCACCATGACCTGGCCGGTTTTCACCCGGTCGTTCACGTCGACCAGCACCCGCTGTACCGTCCCCGACAGCTCGCTGCCAACGTTGACCGATCGGGTGGGCTGCAGGGTGCCATTGGCCGATACGGTCAGCGTGATGTTGCCTTTGCGCAGCTCGGTGGTGACGTAGGCGGGCGCTGCCTTGCTGGCGTTTTGGGTTTGCCAGTAATAGAGCCCTGCGCCCAGGAGCACCAGGATCAGGAGGCCGATCCAGAGTGAGCTGCGCTGCCACCAGCGGGGCGGCTTGTCCTCGCCCAGCAGGGTTTGCAGGTCGGTGGGTTGGGCATTGGTGGTTTTGGAGCTCATGGCGTGACGACGGGTGAGGGGTGTGTTCAGGCAGGAGGGGCGGCGCGGCCGAGAGGTGATCAGCGCTTGGCGGTTGCGTTCGGGGTGTCGCTGTTGGCATCGGGCGTCCAGCCACCCCCCAGCGACTTGTACAGGCGCACATGATCGGTGCTCAGGCTGGCCTGGGCGGTGGCCACACTGTCTTGTGTGGACAAGAGGGATCGCTGGGTGGTCAAGACGGTTGCAAAATCGATCAGACCGCTGGTGTAGCGCTGGCGGGCCAGCTCGTCGGCCTGGGCGGCTGCGGTGGTGGCGGCCTGCAAGCGGGCCAGACGCTCGGCGTCGCCCTGAATCGCGACCAGCGCGTCTTCCACTTCTTGCAAGGCGGTGAGTACCACGCCCTCGTACGTGGCCAGCGTTTTCTCCATGGCAGCTTGTTGCGCGCGAACCTGGGCCCGCGCCGCGCCGCCATCAAAAATGGACGCTGATACGCCGGCCAGCAGCGACTTGACCAGCGAGGCGCTGTTGGTGAGGCTGCCCAGGGTCAAGGCTGAAAGACCCAGAGAGCCCGACAGCTGAAAGCTGGGGTAGCGGGCGGCATCGGCCATCGCCACCCGCGCCAGGGCGGCGCGCACGTTGTACTCGGCCGCGCGCACGTCCGGGCGCTGGCGCAGTGTGTCGGTGGGGAATGCGAGGGCCAGGTCTGCAGGCGCTGGCGGCACAGGCTTGGCCTGTGACAGGGCTGCATTCACTTGCCCTGGCGCTTGACCGGTGAGCACCGCCAGAGCGTTCAACGCCTGGCTTACGCTGGTTTGCAAGGCGGGTATCTGCGCGCTGGTCTGCTCCATGGCACCGACCGCTTGCGCCACGTCGAGCGAAGAGGCCAGACCGGCCTGGGCCCGCCAGCGGGTGATTTGCACGGTGTCGCTTTGGGTGTCGAGGTTGGTGCGGGCAATGGCCAGGCGGCTTTGCAGCCCGCGCAGGTTGATATAGCCAGTCGCCACTTCGGCCGCGAGCGACACCTGGGTGTCGGCCAGGCTGGCGGCGGAGGCCTGGGCGTCGGCCTCGGTTGCATCGACGGCGGCGCGGTTGCCGCCAAAAATGTCGGGCTCCCAACTCGCGTCAAATCCGGCGCTGAACGAATTGCTGGCGTCATTGCTGCCCGACTGGCTGCGTTGCGCCGAACCCGATGCGCTCAATGACGGGCCGAGACCCGCCTGTTGCACCTTGATCAGTGCCCGCGCTTGGCGCAGGGCAGCCTGGGCGCTCTTCACACTGGTGTTGGCCTGCAGCGCCTGGCCGACCAGCGCGGACAGTTGTGCATCCTGAAAACGCGTCCACCAGGTGGTGATGTCGGTAGCCGATGTGCTCGCTGATGCCGAGGACCACTGCGTGGGCACTGACGCCAGGGCCATGCCGGGGTTTGCCGGCAGTGCGCTGGCGCAGGCGCCGAGTGCCAGAGGCAAAGCGAGGGACAAGGCGCTCGGCCACCAACGCCACGCGCCTGACCGAGGCGATGAATCGGGAAAGCGGTCGGTGCGGGGCGGAGTCATGGTCGTGGAGGGGGCTGATCAGGGTTAACCCCATTATGGACAGCCAGAGCGTCGCCTTTGCAAGCCTCGTGTGAACCGCGTGTAAAGCTGGCGCTTTCTTTCAGCCCCCTTCGGGCTCGCTGACGGCGTCCGGCGCTTCTGCAGGGCCGCCGTTTGCGAGATGCAAGGTCTGGGTCGGGAATGCGATTTCGGCCCCGTGGCCCTCGATGATTCGCCCGATGGTGAGCAGCACGTCTTGTTTGATCCCGTGGAACAGCACCCAGTTGCGCGTCCGGGTGAAGGTGTAGATCATGATGTCGAGCGAGCTGGCCGCAAATGCGTTGAAGTTGACGATCAGGGTCTGGGTGTTGTCGATGTCCTTGTGCTGCTCCAGCATGGTCCGGATATCGGTCACGA encodes:
- a CDS encoding efflux transporter outer membrane subunit; this encodes MSLALPLALGACASALPANPGMALASVPTQWSSASASTSATDITTWWTRFQDAQLSALVGQALQANTSVKSAQAALRQARALIKVQQAGLGPSLSASGSAQRSQSGSNDASNSFSAGFDASWEPDIFGGNRAAVDATEADAQASAASLADTQVSLAAEVATGYINLRGLQSRLAIARTNLDTQSDTVQITRWRAQAGLASSLDVAQAVGAMEQTSAQIPALQTSVSQALNALAVLTGQAPGQVNAALSQAKPVPPAPADLALAFPTDTLRQRPDVRAAEYNVRAALARVAMADAARYPSFQLSGSLGLSALTLGSLTNSASLVKSLLAGVSASIFDGGAARAQVRAQQAAMEKTLATYEGVVLTALQEVEDALVAIQGDAERLARLQAATTAAAQADELARQRYTSGLIDFATVLTTQRSLLSTQDSVATAQASLSTDHVRLYKSLGGGWTPDANSDTPNATAKR
- a CDS encoding efflux RND transporter periplasmic adaptor subunit codes for the protein MSSKTTNAQPTDLQTLLGEDKPPRWWQRSSLWIGLLILVLLGAGLYYWQTQNASKAAPAYVTTELRKGNITLTVSANGTLQPTRSVNVGSELSGTVQRVLVDVNDRVKTGQVMVELDTSKFVDQVNRSRASLAAAQAALAQNKATVTEAQSSLARFEEVARLSGGKVPSATELDTARAALARAVANEASANANVAVARATLSTDETNLTKASIRSPIDGVVLSRSVDPGNAVAASLQAVTLFSVAENLAQLQLEASVDEADVGSVKVDQKATFTVSAYPSRRFPATIRRVAFGSTTTNNVVTYVATLDVDNSDLSLRPGMTAVATIVATERDDVLLVPNTALRFTPTSTAASSTASGGGILSKMMPRPSRGNATKTAGTESKAPGTRQIWILRDGQPVTVSVQTGISDGRLTEVSGDNLTLGMAVITDQRTAGSAS